One Pseudonocardia sediminis DNA window includes the following coding sequences:
- a CDS encoding threonine/serine ThrE exporter family protein gives MVRTVADESHPADRFSRRLRGALRRDAKRLLTPGPSTVPMLMLGPQVPDDAQVQQVLDLCMRVGEIQLSSGESVDEVTATMLRLANAAGLPAVDVDITFTSITMCCHRGNAAQPVTSMRLVRYRALDLSRLAVTDRIVADLEAGKLDVRAASARVSDVVNARHPYPRWVATFGWAGLAASIALLLGGGAITAAAAFVTTAVIDRIGRLLNRWGLAAFFQQTIGGLLVTVSTIGLISLDFFPAGTRPSYIVAAGITVLLSGLSVVSTVQDALTSYYLTSAARIVEIALLSAGLLTGVVVGLKFGFAVGVSIEVSGDLPSSAARFSLSTLAGATSAMFYALAGYSPLRSLPVAGIVGAASWAVFGALSQFTDLGPITSTGIAALVVGLAAGVLRRGGNTPPMVITLAGVTPLLPGLAAYRGFYQLAVEGVAEGLVTVTLALATGLALAAGVALGEFVTRPRRAPQERPTDTTAETPAPAAESQ, from the coding sequence GTGGTCCGTACCGTGGCCGACGAGTCGCACCCGGCCGACCGGTTCAGCCGGCGGTTGCGCGGGGCGCTGCGACGGGACGCGAAACGCCTGCTCACGCCCGGGCCCTCCACCGTCCCGATGCTCATGCTGGGGCCTCAGGTCCCGGACGACGCGCAGGTCCAGCAGGTGCTCGACCTCTGCATGCGGGTCGGGGAGATCCAGCTCTCCAGCGGCGAGAGCGTGGACGAGGTCACCGCGACGATGCTGCGGCTGGCCAACGCTGCCGGGCTGCCCGCCGTCGACGTCGACATCACGTTCACCTCGATCACGATGTGCTGCCACCGCGGCAACGCCGCACAGCCGGTGACGTCGATGCGGCTGGTCCGCTACCGCGCGCTCGACCTCTCGCGCCTGGCCGTGACCGACCGGATCGTCGCCGACCTCGAGGCCGGCAAGCTCGACGTGCGCGCGGCGTCGGCGAGGGTCTCCGACGTCGTCAACGCCCGTCACCCCTACCCGCGGTGGGTCGCCACGTTCGGCTGGGCCGGGCTGGCCGCGTCGATCGCCCTGCTGCTCGGTGGCGGCGCGATCACGGCGGCCGCGGCGTTCGTGACGACGGCGGTGATCGACCGGATCGGGCGGCTGCTGAACCGGTGGGGGCTGGCCGCGTTCTTCCAGCAGACGATCGGCGGACTGCTCGTCACGGTGTCGACGATCGGCCTGATCTCGCTCGACTTCTTCCCGGCCGGCACCCGGCCGTCCTACATCGTGGCCGCAGGGATCACGGTGCTGCTGTCCGGGCTCAGCGTGGTCTCGACCGTGCAGGACGCGCTGACCAGCTACTACCTGACGTCGGCGGCGCGGATCGTGGAGATCGCGCTGCTGTCGGCGGGGCTGCTGACCGGCGTCGTCGTCGGCCTGAAGTTCGGCTTCGCGGTCGGGGTGAGCATCGAGGTCTCCGGTGACCTGCCGTCGAGCGCCGCGCGGTTCAGCCTGTCGACGCTGGCCGGTGCGACGTCGGCGATGTTCTACGCGCTCGCCGGCTACTCGCCGCTGCGCTCGCTGCCGGTGGCGGGCATCGTCGGCGCCGCGAGCTGGGCTGTCTTCGGCGCGCTGAGCCAGTTCACCGACCTGGGACCGATCACCTCGACCGGGATCGCGGCGCTCGTGGTGGGTCTCGCCGCCGGTGTGCTGCGCCGGGGCGGGAACACCCCGCCGATGGTGATCACGCTGGCCGGCGTCACGCCGCTGCTGCCCGGTCTGGCCGCCTACCGCGGCTTCTACCAGCTGGCCGTCGAGGGCGTGGCCGAAGGACTCGTGACGGTCACCCTCGCCCTGGCCACCGGTCTCGCGCTGGCCGCGGGGGTTGCGTTGGGGGAGTTCGTGACCCGTCCGCGGCGGGCACCTCAGGAGAGACCGACCGATACCACGGCCGAGACCCCGGCCCCCGCCGCCGAATCACAGTAG